Within Metabacillus sp. KUDC1714, the genomic segment TGCCATTGCACCAGCTATTGAAACATTTAATAAAGTAGCCATGTAATAACCACTTATTGCAGAAACCACGCCGATCCCAGCACTTATAAATAACATATTAAGCAGCTTATCTGTTAACAAATAAGCAGTTGATGCAGGAACAATTAACATCGCAACAACCAATATCGCGCCTACACTGTCAAATGAAGCAACTGTAGTAATTGAGAGCATCCCCATTTGTAAATAATGAATGAATAAAACAGGGATTCCAATTGCCACAGCCATCTCCGGGTCAAAGGAGCTTATCTTAAATTCTTTATAAAAGAGAACAATGATTAGTAAATTCACTAGAAAAACAAAGGATAAAAGCCAAACTGCTTTTGGTCCTAACTCCATCCCATTCCACTCTAACGTATCCCAAGGAATAAACGTAATTTCTCCCATTAAAGCATGATCAACATCTAAATGGATGTTGCCTGCAAACACCGATAAGAGGATAACACCAACTGCAAAAAGTGACGTAAAAACAACACCTATTGCTGCATCTGCTTGAA encodes:
- a CDS encoding metal ABC transporter permease, whose amino-acid sequence is MTYDAWIIVTGSLVAITCAMIGCFLVLRKMAMLADAISHTVLLGIVGGFLITRSLEGPSLLIGAVVVGLLTALLVQVLSGKGVQADAAIGVVFTSLFAVGVILLSVFAGNIHLDVDHALMGEITFIPWDTLEWNGMELGPKAVWLLSFVFLVNLLIIVLFYKEFKISSFDPEMAVAIGIPVLFIHYLQMGMLSITTVASFDSVGAILVVAMLIVPASTAYLLTDKLLNMLFISAGIGVVSAISGYYMATLLNVSIAGAMATSTGILFGFTFLFSPKHGLLAKKRAQQKLSKISSGKGLSS